The Episyrphus balteatus chromosome 4, idEpiBalt1.1, whole genome shotgun sequence genome includes a window with the following:
- the LOC129918172 gene encoding uncharacterized protein LOC129918172 gives MPPPGWGRPSEYNHRHHHHGRPIVEVDIIAARPPPPSRPLIEIDLFGGRPRPPPPPRPFIEIDLFGSRPRPPPPPPATVVVVNNQPQQQPPPYSYRW, from the coding sequence atgcCACCTCCAGGCTGGGGAAGACCTTCAGAATAcaatcatcgtcatcatcaccaTGGAAGACCAATTGTCGAAGTCGATATAATAGCTGCTCGTCCACCACCACCATCTCGTCCATTGATTGAAATTGACCTCTTTGGAGGTCGACCTCGTCCACCGCCACCACCTCGCCCGTTTATTGAAATTGACCTCTTTGGAAGTCGACCACGtccaccaccaccacctccAGCAACCGTAGTTGTGGTCAACAATCAACCTCAACAACAACCTCCACCTTATTCATACAGGTGGTAA